The Mycetohabitans endofungorum genome contains a region encoding:
- a CDS encoding S49 family peptidase, with translation MTDYSTDDNPRTSTPAQQGRADAVGRTPDDWQRDALERVALAAIREQRAARRWRIFFRGAFLAVLSALTWSVFSLSGERSVSAARHTALVSLDGEIAANSNASAENIDTALQNAFDDSHTAGVILRINSPGGSPVQAGIINAEIRRLRNKYPSKPLYVVVEDMCASGGYYVAAAADKIYVDKASIVGSIGVRMDGFGVTGLMNKLGIERRMHTSGENKGFYDPFSPESDKMKQHAQRMLDDIHAQFITAVRQGRGKRLKETPDVFSGLFWTGDKSVELGLADGFGSTDYVAREVIKAPDIVDYTVKESITDRVARKFGAAVGGAALRVLALGAAPNLR, from the coding sequence ATGACCGACTATTCGACTGACGACAACCCGCGAACCTCTACGCCCGCCCAGCAGGGACGGGCCGACGCCGTCGGCCGTACGCCCGACGATTGGCAGCGCGATGCGCTTGAGCGCGTCGCGCTGGCGGCCATCCGCGAGCAGCGGGCGGCGCGCCGCTGGCGGATTTTTTTTCGCGGCGCGTTCCTCGCCGTGTTGAGCGCGCTCACTTGGAGCGTGTTCAGCCTGTCGGGTGAACGTTCGGTTTCGGCCGCACGTCATACGGCACTGGTTTCACTGGACGGTGAGATTGCGGCGAACTCGAATGCGAGCGCGGAGAACATCGATACCGCGTTGCAAAATGCCTTCGACGACTCGCATACCGCCGGGGTGATTCTGCGGATCAACAGCCCAGGCGGCAGCCCGGTGCAGGCCGGCATCATCAACGCCGAGATCCGCCGTTTGCGCAACAAGTATCCGTCCAAGCCGCTATATGTGGTGGTCGAGGACATGTGCGCATCGGGTGGCTACTACGTGGCGGCGGCGGCCGACAAGATTTACGTGGACAAGGCCAGTATCGTCGGCTCGATCGGCGTGCGGATGGACGGGTTCGGCGTCACCGGGCTGATGAACAAGCTCGGTATCGAGCGCCGGATGCACACGTCCGGTGAGAACAAGGGGTTCTACGATCCGTTCTCGCCCGAGAGCGACAAAATGAAGCAGCATGCGCAGCGCATGCTCGATGACATCCATGCGCAGTTTATTACTGCGGTGCGACAAGGTCGGGGTAAGCGGCTGAAGGAAACGCCGGACGTGTTTTCTGGGCTATTCTGGACCGGCGATAAGAGCGTCGAACTCGGGTTGGCCGATGGGTTCGGCAGTACCGACTATGTCGCTCGCGAGGTCATCAAGGCACCGGATATTGTCGACTATACGGTCAAGGAGAGCATCACCGATCGCGTGGCCCGCAAGTTCGGCGCGGCGGTTGGCGGCGCGGCACTTCGTGTGCTGGCGCTCGGCGCCGCGCCAAACCTACGTTGA
- the rpmF gene encoding 50S ribosomal protein L32 → MAVQQNKKSPSKRGMHRSHDFLGAAPLAVEPSTGEVHLRHHISPNGYYRGKKVVKTKND, encoded by the coding sequence ATGGCAGTTCAGCAAAACAAGAAGTCGCCGTCGAAGCGCGGCATGCACCGCTCGCACGATTTCCTGGGCGCCGCACCGCTGGCCGTCGAGCCGAGCACCGGCGAAGTCCATTTGCGTCACCATATTAGCCCGAACGGTTACTACCGCGGTAAGAAGGTCGTCAAGACCAAAAACGACTAA
- the plsX gene encoding phosphate acyltransferase PlsX: MTIKITIDCMGGDHGPTVTVPAAVSFARAHPDAQLVLVGLNDAIRVQLKRCKALDMPTLSIVDASEVVAMDDSVEVALRKKRDSSMRVALNLVKEGHAQACISAGNTGALMAVSRYVLKTLAGIERPAIAFALPNQHGYTTMLDLGANVDCEPQHLLQFAEMGHALVSAIEGKDRPSIGLLNIGEEVIKGNDIIKRAGELLRASTLNFRGNVEGNDIYKGTVDVIVCDGFVGNVALKTSEGLARMLADMIREEFSRSWATKLMALLALPVLSRFKKRVDSRQYNGAALLGLRNLVIKSHGSADAYAFEWAIKRGYDAVKNGVLERLTRALEENADPLARAAGAGFGEPDVSGAQALFNTTTGGPAGSSAPEPLAALSPKA, translated from the coding sequence ATGACTATAAAGATCACAATCGACTGCATGGGAGGCGACCACGGTCCAACCGTGACGGTTCCCGCCGCGGTCAGTTTCGCGCGTGCGCATCCAGATGCGCAACTCGTGCTGGTGGGCTTGAACGACGCGATCCGCGTGCAGCTCAAGCGATGCAAGGCACTCGACATGCCGACGCTGTCGATCGTCGATGCGAGCGAGGTCGTCGCGATGGACGATTCCGTCGAGGTCGCATTGCGCAAGAAGAGGGACTCGTCGATGCGCGTCGCGTTGAACCTGGTGAAGGAGGGTCATGCGCAAGCCTGCATCTCGGCCGGCAACACCGGCGCGTTGATGGCGGTGTCGCGCTACGTGCTCAAGACGCTGGCCGGCATCGAACGGCCGGCGATCGCGTTCGCCCTGCCGAATCAGCATGGCTACACGACAATGCTCGACCTGGGCGCGAATGTCGACTGCGAGCCGCAGCACTTGCTGCAATTCGCCGAGATGGGGCACGCGCTGGTGTCCGCGATCGAGGGCAAGGACCGCCCGTCGATCGGGTTGCTGAACATCGGTGAAGAGGTGATCAAGGGCAACGATATCATCAAGCGCGCCGGCGAACTGCTGCGCGCGAGCACGCTCAATTTCCGCGGCAATGTCGAGGGCAACGACATTTACAAGGGCACGGTTGACGTGATCGTTTGCGATGGCTTTGTCGGCAACGTCGCGTTGAAGACGTCCGAAGGACTCGCGCGGATGCTTGCCGACATGATTCGCGAAGAGTTTAGTCGTTCGTGGGCCACGAAGCTCATGGCGCTGCTCGCGCTACCGGTGCTGTCGCGTTTCAAAAAGCGGGTCGATTCGCGTCAATACAACGGCGCCGCGCTGCTCGGCCTGCGCAATCTGGTGATCAAGAGTCACGGTTCGGCAGATGCGTACGCATTTGAATGGGCTATCAAACGCGGGTATGATGCCGTCAAGAATGGCGTTCTCGAGCGTCTGACGCGGGCGCTGGAGGAAAATGCCGACCCGCTCGCTCGCGCGGCCGGCGCTGGTTTTGGCGAACCTGACGTGTCCGGCGCACAAGCACTTTTCAATACGACCACCGGCGGCCCCGCGGGATCATCCGCGCCTGAGCCGTTGGCTGCGCTATCCCCGAAGGCATGA
- a CDS encoding Rieske (2Fe-2S) protein, whose protein sequence is MQPVRICASHELAERGRGIRCAALAGGVLATVFFVRYNGVVHGYLNRCAHVPMELDWAEGEFFERSRLYLICATHGATYAPDTGHCVGGPCRGGRLRPLQVQERDMADGPAVFWLPDDEIRPLSLEAGLDCA, encoded by the coding sequence ATGCAACCTGTTCGTATTTGCGCTTCGCACGAACTCGCCGAACGCGGCCGCGGCATCCGATGCGCCGCGCTGGCAGGTGGTGTGCTGGCAACCGTTTTCTTTGTCCGTTATAACGGCGTGGTCCACGGCTATCTAAACCGGTGCGCGCATGTGCCGATGGAGCTGGACTGGGCCGAGGGCGAGTTCTTTGAAAGATCGCGCTTATACTTGATATGCGCCACGCACGGCGCAACCTATGCGCCCGACACTGGGCACTGTGTCGGCGGCCCCTGTCGTGGTGGTCGGCTGCGCCCGCTTCAGGTTCAGGAGCGCGACATGGCCGATGGGCCAGCCGTCTTCTGGTTGCCCGACGATGAAATCCGACCTCTTTCCCTTGAAGCAGGACTTGATTGCGCATGA
- a CDS encoding SAM-dependent methyltransferase, which translates to MTGVLYLVPNALGDTAALASVLPEPVRALAARLTYYVGENAKSTRAFLKKTGGTIPIQDIEIRELNVNTPANAIDALLAPIIAGCDGGLLSEAGCPAVADPGALLVRRAHERGIRVVPLVGPSSILLALMGSGLNGQSFAFHGYLPVDAAQRTKKLRELEQQSRRARQTQIFIETPYRNRVMLDVLASACAPDTLVCVAVDLTLPDEQIVTRPVSVWRKEPIELHKRPAIFLMLAN; encoded by the coding sequence ATGACTGGCGTGCTGTACCTGGTGCCCAATGCATTGGGCGACACCGCAGCGCTGGCAAGCGTGCTGCCCGAACCCGTGCGCGCGCTCGCGGCGCGGCTGACCTATTATGTCGGCGAAAACGCGAAAAGCACGCGGGCATTCCTGAAAAAAACGGGTGGCACTATTCCGATCCAGGACATCGAGATTCGCGAATTGAACGTCAATACGCCGGCGAACGCAATCGATGCGCTGCTCGCACCGATCATCGCAGGCTGCGACGGCGGGCTGCTGTCCGAAGCCGGGTGTCCGGCTGTAGCCGATCCAGGTGCGCTGCTGGTGCGCCGGGCGCACGAGCGCGGCATCCGGGTCGTGCCACTGGTCGGACCCAGTTCGATCCTGCTGGCGCTGATGGGCTCCGGCTTGAACGGCCAGAGCTTTGCCTTTCACGGCTACCTGCCGGTGGATGCCGCGCAACGCACGAAGAAGCTGCGCGAGCTAGAGCAGCAGTCGCGCCGGGCCCGGCAGACACAGATTTTTATCGAAACCCCTTATCGCAACCGTGTGATGCTCGATGTGCTGGCAAGCGCGTGCGCGCCGGACACACTCGTGTGTGTGGCCGTCGACCTGACGCTACCGGATGAGCAAATCGTCACCCGGCCAGTGTCAGTGTGGCGTAAAGAGCCGATCGAACTGCATAAACGACCGGCCATTTTTCTGATGTTGGCGAACTGA
- a CDS encoding Maf family nucleotide pyrophosphatase, whose product MQPLSAPIAARRLILASSSPYRRALLQRLRVTFDVDVPDIDETPLPHEAPAGTALRLAEAKARAVAARSGDALVIGSDQVATLAGRQIGKPGDHARALEQLRTMRGRDVEFHTALCLYDPRNDTARCTDVVTRVRFRNLPDTELDAYLQMERPYDVAGSAKSEGLGIALLEAVDSDDPTALIGLPLIALTDMLRQAGVTLLGTADAASEAPEQAR is encoded by the coding sequence ATGCAGCCCCTATCCGCTCCAATCGCCGCGCGCCGGCTGATTCTTGCTTCCAGTTCCCCGTACCGGCGCGCACTGCTCCAGCGGTTGCGCGTGACTTTCGACGTCGACGTGCCAGACATCGATGAAACGCCATTGCCGCATGAAGCGCCGGCCGGCACCGCCCTGCGACTGGCCGAGGCCAAGGCCCGCGCCGTGGCCGCGCGCAGCGGCGATGCGCTGGTGATCGGCTCGGATCAGGTCGCCACGCTCGCCGGCCGGCAAATCGGCAAACCCGGGGACCACGCGCGCGCACTCGAGCAGCTACGCACGATGCGCGGGCGCGACGTCGAGTTTCACACCGCGCTGTGCCTCTATGACCCGCGCAACGACACCGCACGCTGCACCGACGTCGTCACACGGGTACGCTTTCGCAATTTGCCCGATACGGAACTAGACGCTTACTTGCAGATGGAACGGCCCTACGACGTCGCCGGCAGCGCCAAGTCGGAAGGGCTGGGGATCGCCTTGCTGGAGGCGGTCGACAGCGACGACCCCACGGCCTTGATCGGCCTGCCGCTGATCGCGCTGACCGACATGCTGCGCCAGGCCGGTGTGACGCTGCTGGGCACCGCCGACGCCGCCTCCGAAGCACCGGAGCAGGCGCGATGA
- a CDS encoding YceD family protein: MAESTDKQDASTGREAALNLHALDLFEFARTGRQAMGQFDVGELARLAAEVPADAVTLGDYDPALRWHAQGGSVRELQPDGTVLDEPCLRVAVHGAIWLQCQRCMEPFRVPLDIDAEYRIVESDDEADERALDDTSFDVIVGSRQFDFVELIEEELLLSLPLVPKHKICNQIHESLVTGAAGEHARAPDAEAGESPAGDETQCEHPFAALKALKGGGPKSGPTH, encoded by the coding sequence GTGGCGGAGTCAACGGACAAGCAAGACGCGTCGACCGGCCGTGAGGCGGCGCTCAACCTGCATGCGCTGGATCTGTTCGAGTTTGCTCGAACAGGTCGGCAAGCGATGGGACAGTTCGACGTTGGCGAGTTGGCCCGGCTGGCAGCCGAAGTGCCCGCCGACGCGGTGACGCTCGGCGATTATGATCCGGCGTTGCGCTGGCACGCGCAGGGTGGATCGGTGCGCGAACTGCAGCCCGATGGCACCGTGCTCGACGAGCCGTGTCTGCGGGTGGCCGTGCATGGCGCAATCTGGCTGCAGTGCCAGCGTTGCATGGAACCGTTTCGCGTGCCACTGGACATCGATGCCGAATACCGGATCGTCGAGAGCGACGACGAGGCGGATGAGCGTGCGCTCGACGACACGTCATTTGATGTGATCGTAGGTTCGCGTCAGTTCGATTTTGTCGAGTTGATCGAGGAAGAATTGTTGTTGTCGTTGCCGCTGGTACCGAAGCATAAGATCTGCAACCAGATACACGAGAGCCTGGTGACCGGCGCGGCGGGCGAGCATGCGCGCGCTCCCGATGCTGAGGCCGGCGAATCGCCGGCTGGTGACGAAACGCAATGCGAGCATCCATTTGCCGCGCTCAAGGCGCTCAAGGGTGGCGGGCCGAAGTCCGGACCGACGCATTGA